A stretch of Lactuca sativa cultivar Salinas chromosome 6, Lsat_Salinas_v11, whole genome shotgun sequence DNA encodes these proteins:
- the LOC111894202 gene encoding uncharacterized protein LOC111894202, whose translation MTVHAYCQQIKVITDLLTNIDKPVPEKTLVTYMVNGLDEKFDQLAGSICHQDPLSSFLKARSMLVREEFRLSRLQPQHGVHRDNASALNILFTGFGDSSRPPFNSTHGERQNQDRRQQGDCQNQDQRQHNDR comes from the coding sequence ATGACAGTCCATGCTTACTGTCAACAAATCAAGGTCATTACCGATCTCCTCACCAATATCGATAAACCAGTACCAGAGAAAACTCTTGTTACTTACATGGTCAATGGTCTCGATGAAAAGTTTGATCAACTAGCTGGAAGCATCTGCCATCAAGACCCACTTTCGTCGTTTCTGAAAGCACGCTCGATGCTTGTTCGTGAAGAGTTCCGTCTCTCCCGGCTTCAACCACAACATGGAGTTCACCGGGACAATGCTTCAGCCCTAAATATTCTTTTTACTGGCTTCGGGGACTCTTCTCGTCCTCCCTTCAATTCGACCCATGGTGAACGCCAAAATCAGGACCGCCGACAACAGGGTGACTGCCAAAATCAGGATCAACGACAACACAATGACCGCTGA